The stretch of DNA CAGATCCTGTTTCCTTAACGCTCATCCAAATGCTGACAGCTGCAGTAATCGGAAGCCTTGTGGTTGTTTTTAAAGGAGAAACATCGGTTGTTATCGAAACGGAAGGTTTGTTCTCTCTTCTTTATCTAGGTGTTTTTTCAACAACGATTGCTTATCTCTTGCAAACTGTTGCTCAAAAAATGATAACCGAAACAAAAGCAGCGATTATTCTTTCAACAGAAGCATTTTGGGGAATGGTCTTTTCCGTTGCTATATTGAATGAAGTAATGACGATAAAAATGGTATTAGGTGCTATCCTTATCCTTTGTGCGATCATTATTTCAGAAACAAAATTACCTTTTTTAAAAAAGAATAAATTAAAGGAAATACGTCATTGAATAGTAGCAAGATAAAAAAACATGCAGGTAGGGAGAAATAATGGCCACAATAAAAGATATAGCCAATTTAGCTAATGTTTCAATCACTACCGTTTCAAGAGTGTTAAATTACGATGAAACATTAAATGTCTCTCCAGAAACGAGAAAAAGAGTTTTTGAAGCTGCTGAGGAGTTAGCCTATGTGGTAGTTCCGAAGAAAAAGCAAAAAAGCAAATGGAAAATAGGATTATACGATTCTTTCTCACTAGAAGAAGAATTGGTTGATACGTATTACTTATCCATCAGAGTTGCCTTAGAAAAGAAATTGAAAAGTAAAGGCATTGATTTTTTCAGAATTGATAAGGAAGGCAATGAGGAAAATCTCAAAAAGATAGATGGAATCTTATGCCTTGGTACTTTCAAAAGCAAGGATATTGAAAAAGTGAAAGGTTTTAACAAACCATGTGTCTTTGTGGATTCTAATCCAGACGGCAGTTATTTTGATTCCGTTGTGATTGATTTTAATTCTGCCACCAAAAATGCGCTAAACTACTTAACAGAACTGGGCCATGAACGTATTGGTTTTATTGGCGGAGTAGAAACAGATATGTATGGAAATCGCTTTAAAGATTTACGGCAGGACGTTTTTGAAAATTATCTAAAAGAAAAAGGCATTTTCAAAGAAGAGTTGGTGAAAATCGGCGGATATGATCCGAAGGATGGTTATATCAATTTAAGAGAAATGTTAACATCCGAATCGAAGCCGACAGCCGTATTTGTTGCGAATGATACAATTGCAGTGGGATGCTATAAAGCTGCATATGAACTAGGAGTCAAAATTCCTGATGAACTGAGCATTGTTGGTTTTAACGATGTAGCCACAGCGCAGTATATGGTTCCTCCTTTAACAACTGTTAAATTATACACAGAAATTATGGGTGAAACCGCTGTTGATTTACTAATCGATCAGTTGACCTCCAAAAGGGAAGTTAGTAAAAAAATCACGATCAATACGAAATTAATTATTAGAGAAAGTGCTACTATACCTCAAAAGAATAAAAAGAATTGAAGCCAGGACAACTCTACCTATAATTGGTGGATTGTCCTATTTTTTATTTCTGAAAAAAGAGAGCGAAAAGTTCGCTCTCTTTACTAACCTAAATATTTACCTTCTTTTAACTAAACAAAGCACCCCTTGAACGATTAAAACCAGTGAAAATAAAAGGATAGCTAGAACACCAATAAGGACAACTAATGGACTCAGCGGCTGAAGAATTCCTGTTAACGGTACTCGTAAAAGGGCGAACCCAGCGATGATACAGGCTAAATAGAGAAAAGGACTTCGATCCAAAACACTCATGGTATACTCACTCCTTTCGCGGGGACTTACTTAATACTATTCATAACTGGAGTGAGATATTTACCAGGATAATAAATCAGGGCAAAACGACTAGTATTTTGGAAGACAATCCCTAAACGCTCCAACTTCGGATGTGGGTATTATGGCATTTTCTAGAACTGGGTGGATGTGTGTGACTAATAGAGGGAACATAACATAAATTAACTGTTTTAAAGGGGAAATAACATGTCGATTCTAGTGGTATTTATTTTCTTTATTCTCCTAGATATTATCACTTTTCTTGTCCCAAAAAGATTAAGCAGTATAGAGCTTTATACAACAAATCTGTTTGCTTTATTATTTGGAATCAATGTGGATATGGTCCTGAATTTTAAATACCATTTGTACGGGTATTTTGGTAAGGGATTTCAGTGGCTGGGGTATATTGGTGAGTTTCTCTATTTTATACCGGTTAGTGTATTGTTTTTAAACTATTATCCCTTAAAAGGAACCAATCTAACGAAACTTCTTTACATCCTAGCATGGTCATTTGTCTCCGTAATCATTGAGTTTATAATAGAAAAAACGCACTTCTTCAACTATACGGGATGGAAACTCTGGTATTCTGCCTGCTTGTATCCATTTATATTTCTTATTTTGATTACCCATTTAAGAATCGTTAAGAAGATGATAAATAGCAAAAAGTGACCGAACCCACATTAAGCATGGAATCAGTCACTTCGTTTAAAACGCCTCAGCACTTTTCTTTAATCCATTTTCCTCCGTAAGGTCTGGGTGAACTTTTCGAATGACTGCGGGTCGTGCAAGAACCAAAACCACGGCCATTAATAAACCCGATGACAGAATCAGAACCATGTAAGCAGGGAAGATATCGTACAAAAATCCATAGATGATCATTCCTAAAGGCGATAATGCCATGGCAACGGTTTCGACGATTGAAAATACACGACCTTTAAATTCATCCGCGATTTGTTTTTGCATCATCACTTGTGTCGGCGTATTGACGATAACAATGCAAGTGCCTAAGACAAATTGAAGGAGGATATAGTAGCCAAACATTAGGTTATATCCCATTGAAAATAGTAAAGGCAGTGCTGTTGCCCCCATGATTGTCCCCATAATGATAATGCCCCTTTTCGCTACAAGCAGCGGAAATTTAACTTCTTTCCTGACAGACAGATAAATGGACAGGAGTAGCATTCCAACGGCGAAGGCACCTTCTGTAAAACCAAAATGCTGAGAAGCCATCTTTAATTTTTCGATCAGAATATAGGAATACCCGACCTGATAAGCGTTGAAAAAGAAATTTACCAATAAGGCGATCCAGATAATGGTCATCAGCAACGGCTGTAATTTTAAATAAGAAATCCCTGCCTTCATTCCTTGCCACATGGATTCCTTCTTCCCTTCAACTGGTTCGGCCTTTTTGGAAAATAAGGTGAAGTTCATGGTTGATTCGAGAACAATGGCGACACTAGAGGCTGCCATATAGACGATGAGGAATAGTGGCATGGAAATCACTCCAAACAATAATCCTCCAACAGCTGGTGAAGCAATGGCAGCAAAGGATATCGACATCTGATTTAAGGACATTGCTTTTTGTATCCTTGCTTCGTCTACAAGCCCTGTAATCGAAGAGGTAAACGCCACACCAGAAAACATTGATGTAAGAGACAATATGCAGGAAGTGATGTAAATCGCTGTTAAGGATAATCCAGAGGTGAGACTTACGACTAGCAAGCCGCCAATGGCAATGGTGGTTACAATCTGCGAGATAATCGCAATACCCTTCCGTGGATATTTATCAATGATATAGCCGGCAAAGGGCGCTGCAATGGTGCGAGGCAGTACATTACAGATAAGGTTTAAAGCGAAACTTTTGGCAGATCCTGTTGCTTGTAAAATGTAAAAACTAATCGCAAATGAGTATACTTGCGCGCCAAAGGATGAAATCAACTTGCTTATGGTAAATGTCCAGAGATGATAAGTCGCTTTTTTCAGCATTAACATGTTATTCATACGATCTCCTCATTTCTAAAAAGTTTAATTTTATTAAACGAATCATAACATGAAGTTTTTTCCAAATCAAGCAAAAGTTTAATTTAATTAAACAAATTGTTAGCCCATTTTGTTTGCATCTTCCCAAATGTGGATATGTTTAATATAATTAAACTAATTACTTTGTGAGGAGGTCACCAACATGTTAGGGGACACAATACGAAAAATTAGAAAGCAAAAAAAGCTGACACTTGAGGCACTTGCAGGTGAAGAGCTTACAAAGGGGATGCTCAGTCTCATCGAAAACAATAAAGCGAAGCCTTCCATGGAAAGCTTGGCCTATATTGCAAAGAGACTGGATGTTGAAGTAACTGAATTATTGGAGGAATTCAGTACACAGGAGATAAGGGATATTCTTGAGAAAGCTGAAGTGTTATTTAATTCAAAGTCAGAAACTGTGACAGATAAATATAAACAACTGTTATCACTTATAGAACCTTATAAAAATAACCTTACACAAGGATATGAGTCGGCACGCTTATTGGATATCTATAGCCGAAGTCTTTATGAGGAAAAGAGTACTTGCTGGGAGCAGTTCCTGGACCGAGCGGCGGCTATGTATGACCAAATGAATCTGACCTCGAACCGTGCCCAAATTGCTATTTTTCGTTCGATGGTAAAATTTGTTGAACATGACTATTCCAAGGCGCTTGAGATATTGGTAAAGGAACGTGCTGAAATTGAGTCCAACCATGTTACGATCGATCCAATGACGCGAGTGGACCTTGACTACACTGAAGGGGTTTTACATTTTGCTGTTGGGGATGAGCATGCTGCTGCTGAAATCATGGAAAATGCGATTAATTTTTCAAAAAGGCATAAAATCTTTTATCGTATCGATGATTTATACAGACTTGGTGCAGGACAGGCTATGATGAGGAAGGATAAAGGAAAGCTGGAATTGTATTTACAAAAGCTAAAGCAATACGGGGATTTCGCAGATGATGCATTATCAATCCTTATTCATGATCTTATCAACATTATTACACTCATTGAAGAGAAACAGCAGTATATCATGGCATTGGAACGAATTGATGCTTATTTGGCAGATCCAAAGGTGAAGGAAGTTGTTGAAGAATTGTACTTAATCGAAAAAGGAAAGGCTCTCTATGGTCTAGAACAATATAAAGAAGCAATCCTTCATTTTGAAAAAGTAGAAACACCGTCTACCACGCATCATCCTTTTGACTTATCACTCTTTTATGTCCGCTACTCATACAAGGCTCTTAGCCATTATGGGCTGGGAGAAATGGAAGAGGCGCTTTTGGCTGCCAAGTTGGCTGTTGAGAATTTCGAAACCCTTCCGCATACTCCTTACAAGGAATTTGCGAGTAAGACCTACCATAAAATTAACCCCGTACAGGATTGATTGTACGGGGTTACCTTTTTTTGAATCTAGCTCCAGCGCCTAGGGGCTCTCAGGTCTAAGCCAATCCATCAAGAAGGTTAAAGTACAACCTTCTCGCCGGCTCGTCTTATGCCTGTTGCCCCTGTTCAAGGCGCTTCCGCTTTTTAGTCTATATTCCTCGTTCAAACCCACGTTTAAACCTTGGTTTTAACCCTCGTTCTTTCTTCCGTTCCACCTCAGGTTCATCATGATCAGTGTTATTTCTTAGCATTTGAAAGCTATCCTTGGTAATTTGATAATCAGGAATTTCACTTATTTGTTTCACCTTTTTCTTGCGGGCTCTGGGTAATTTATATAACACGCCGACTTTTACTTGCTGTACTTCTTTCACACCCTGGATGATGAGCTGCATCGCAAAAATCGCAAGCATGAAAGCAGAGAGTATCCACATGTACCAGTAGCGGCCAGAAGCAATGGTGGTTCTACCTAATTCGCCAATCAATCCTGACCATTCATTGGTCATCGATACAGGAGGATCCCCACCATTTGGGTCATAGCTAAGTTTCGTCCCGCCAAAGAAAAATTTAAATATCCCTAGATGAATAAAGATTAATAGTACTTGGATAAATTGAGTCCCTATTAAAATCGTTAAACGGGGGCCGATATGCGGAAATATGTGCCGCCAGAATAAATGAAATCTGTTACCGCCTAGAACGCGGGCACTGGCAATAAATTCATAATCCAGAACTCGTTTTATCTCTTTTCCTAATAAGACACTTGTTAACGGAACCACTAAAATGGTTAAAATGAACATTTCTAATAAAATCCGCTCGGTAAAGGTATAAGTAAATTCATAGCCGAAACCGGTAAATGCCGGCATTAAAATGGGTGCTAGAAGGATGTACGCAACCAAACTTAAAGGCAGGAAGTGGATCGAATCGATTAACCTACCAAGCCATTGCTGGGTGCGGGGTCCCAAGTGAAACGCATAAAAAATACCAAACAATAGACCGCCTAGTACTCGCAATAAGGCGATTAGCAAGGCAAAAATCAGCGTATACTTCGCACCAATTACTAACTGATCAAAGAGGCTGAAACCTAATTTATCTGAACCAAAGAAAAAGGGCTTCGTTGGTGCATGCGGCATCGCGCTAATCAGGGTAGCGCCATCTTCTGCGTAGTAAAGCAATACTTGATCAACGTGGTTATCGGTTGTGACCGAATAAATAACACTGTAACTAATCGTTACAATGAAAAATAACGCGCCAAGTGCGAACTTCCAATTTTTCATATGCCTCCCAAAAGAAAACAGTGCAGTGATAAAAGGACGGAAAGGCGATATTTCTCTTAAGTTAATAGAGCGGACAGAAAAAAGGATGTTTTCAAAAAATCTCTTTGTCCCTGCTGCTATATTTCCGATGCTCCATTTGTGCCACCAGTTACTCCGTCTCGTTTCGAAGGACAGTGGTTGATCTTCTTTCAGCCAGATATCAACTAACTGGAATAGAAAGTAAAAGGGTGTAAAAATAAGTCCGAGCGTAACAAAAATGGTTATTGGCTGGAAGTTATCAAGTAAATAGAATGTTAATCCGTGGACGTTAAACACTCGTTCAATAATAAATTGGCTAGAAAGTGTTCCCCAAATAATAATCTTTATATGATGAAACGAAAGGGGCATGATATTTTTTAATATATGTCTGAGTAAGATTTGGAGTTTGTCTATTCCTTTACTTTTTACAAAGGTGACATAAACCTTTAAAAACTCTTCCTCAATCATTAGGAGTAAGATCTTGAACATGGAGACCAGCGGCAGGATCGCTAACGTTACGATTGGAGCAAAATAAGCCTTTTCTTTAAAGCTAGCAACCTGAAATAAATCAACGCCAAATGTCTTAAAAATAACAATGGATAATACTTGTAATAACGTAGCGAGGATCAGGTCTGGAACAGACTCTAAAACATCCAGTACTCTTTTTATTGAACTAAGCACTACTTTAGGTAAAAAAACTGATCCTAAAGCAAGAAAAAGTGCAATACTGAAGCCTGCCAAAAGAGCTCCTAAGAGAATTTGCATGGAATACACAAATGCCGGCCCCATAATCTCCATCATGGGAGCACCGCCAGTTTGAGAACTTTGAAATTTATAAATCCATGATTCTGGTTTAAATAAGTCTTTACCAAAAGAGAGTAGTTGTTCAAAATACCCAGATGAAGTTGTTCCTCTAGTGGAAAAATATTGTGGGAAAATACTTACACAAAATATCGATAATATTCCAAGTAGATAGTATGTAATTAATCTAACAATCTTCAAAATCTCTCACCCCATTTTATCCCTCTAAATTACTACATTCGTATAATAGAAGTAGTGTCACGTAAAAGAAATTATATTCTAAATTTTCACTCCTTTCAACCTATTTAATTACCAGTTATTTCAACATTTGGGTTTTGGACGTAATTTGGGTTGTATTCGTTACAATTAATTTGGAGAAATCTTCAAAAGGGGTTTTTTCAAAAATTTGACCACGTGTAGAATGGAGAAAAATGTCTAGGTTTGTTGATATCTATCACAGCTATTTTTCGGAGTTTAGTATATGTTCACCTTAGGGAAAAGTTGATTCTTCAGTGATCGTGGAAAGGAGGATTCTTTTTGAGAAATGAGGTCAAAAAATCAGACTTAAGTTCCTTTATTGAGAATTGTAAGCCTTTACTTTTAGGTGTGCCATATCCTTGTTGTGTGATGGATTTGGAAGGGAGTATTGTTTTTTCAAATGAAGCAGCTCAACAATTAATGGGCTATGAAGGAAACAGTGATTATCAACGAAATTTTATTTCCATATTGGATGAAGAAGAGATTGATAAGATAATCGCGCATATCAACGCTGTTCTTAAAGGAGAAAGATTGAGCCTTCAAACAAAACTTAGGCACCGAAACGGATATGTAATGAAAGTAAATATAGTTTCGATCCCAATAAAAGTAGAAGGGGTTATTCTTGGTATTTGCGGATATATCACTGATGCGGTGAACGAAAAAACAAGATTGTCTTCTTCAATAACAAGTAATTGGGATAATATATTTTCGGGTATTGAGATTTGTTTATGGACACTGAATGCAAAAACGATGGAGACCATTTCTATTTCCCCAGTTTGTCAGACCATTTTTGGTTATCGTGAAGAGGATTTTCTGCAGAATCCACAATTATGGGAGCAGATTATCCTTCCGGTTGATAAAAAGGGCACCTTCAAGCATATGGAGTTGGTAAAGAGGGGGAAATCCTCTCTTCATGAATATAGTATTATCAGCAAAAGTGGTGAGCATAAATGGGTGTCTGATTTTATCGTCCCTATTTTTTCTGAACAGCACTATGCCCCTGTTAGGCTTGACCGAATTGTTGTGGATATTACGAAACGGAAAAAGGCAGAGGAAAAATTAACTTTTTTAGCTTTTCACGATTCCCTAACAGGACTGCCAAACAGACGGAAATTAGACCATGAACTCCAAAAAGCATTGAATGAAGCAAAAGAAATTAAACGAATCGTGGGTTTATTATTTTTGGATCTTGATCGATTTAAATATATCAATGATTTACTTGGTCATAGGATGGGTGATAAAGTTTTACAGGTCATTGCTGAGCGATTGAAGGATAGTTTACGAAATGATGATCTCATTTCCCGTCAAGGGGGGGATGAATTTGTCATTTTACTTAAAAATTTGGTGACAAGGAAGGATCTTCAGGAAGCAGCCGCTAGGATTAATAGAATCATCGCGGAACCCATCAGGCTGAATGGGAATGAGTATGTGTTAAGTGCTAGTATCGGAATGAGTATTTTCCCTGATCACGGATATGAAGCAGAGGGATTAATTCAAAAGGCTGACCATGCGATGTATCTTGCCAAGGAAAGCGGCGGGGGAATTCAGGCATATGAAGTAGGAATGGCGAAACGTCTTTCACGAAAATTGCTGCTTGAACAATATCTTCATAAAGCGATTGAAAAAAATGAATTATACCTGGAATATCAACCGATTGTTGATGTTTATGGAAAAGAGGTGATCGGCTTAGAAGCACTATTGCGGTGGAAACATCCTGTTTTAGGATTAATCCCGCCAGGAGAATTTATCCAAATTGCTGAAGAGTCGGACTTAATCATAAAATTGGGCAACTGGGTGATGGATACTGCTTGTAAACAGCGAAAGCGGTGGTTGGATATGAATTTGCCGAACTTTTATGTATCCATCAATGTTCCAGCTAAACATATTAATCTTGAGTCGTTCCTTCAAAATGTCAAAGACACTTTGGAACACTATCAATTGCCTTCCCATCTATTAAAAATTGAAATCACTGAGCGAACGGCGATGACGAATGTCCAAAAAACATTGAATACGATAAAAGAACTACAAGATAGTGGCGTCGATATTATTCTCGATGATTTTGGTGTTGGCTATTCGTCGATTAGTTATCTCGTTCAATATCCTTTTAATACGATAAAGATTGATAAATCGTTTATTGCAGGCTTAGAGAATAAAAATCAGCGCGCTGTCTGCCGGACATTGGTCGCAATGGGAAGAAACTTAGGTATGAATGTGGTAGCAGAGGGTGTAGAAAAGCTAGAACAATATCAATTTTTATGTAGTATTGGCTGCCATAATATGCAGGGTTATTATTTTAGCAAACCAAGCAATGTTAAAAAAGTTGAGAGTTTCTTTAAACCTGGCCAAAAGGTTGTGCCGGATATCTTTCAATAATACTAGAGACCGAGGACAAATTTGCCTCGGTTCTTTTCATTCTTTGGTAAAATACTTAACCATTGTAATAAACGCTGCGGATTCTCTATTAAACTCCATTTTCTTAACAAAGCCAAGTTTTGTATAAAGGTGGATCGCTCGTTGATTAAAACTAGCAACGGTTAACCGTATCGCATCATTTTTATAGGAATCTTTCAAATAGGTTAGGATAAACGAGAAGAACTCAGATCCCAATCCTTGGCCGGTTAAGGTTGGATTCATTCCAATTCCTATATCAGTTAGGTCTTCAGAATACGCACCTACTGTGTGGCCAAATGGTACTTGTGCAGCCTTTCCAATGCAAAAGAAACCAACCAAATCGTTATTTTGATTCAATACTGCATAATAGGGGTTTTCTAGTAATTCGTTTAGAGACTCAGAGCTTTCTTCATTGTTATAAAAATCATAGGGTGCTTCGTATTTCCAGGTTAAAATTTGTCGTGCGTATTCCTCATCCATATTCCTTACAAATAACTTCATTTTTATGTACTCCTTTTTTGCATGGTCAGGGGAAAAACGCTGCCAGTATAGTCAGCAGCGATTTCCTACTAAATTTTTGCAGTCATAATGACTTTGCTCATCATGTCCGCGTTGGGATACTTGACTTCATGGTAAAGTGCTACGACACTTTCGAGATTGTAACTTACTCTTCTAATGGAGGTTTTGATATGACCATCTTCAATTTCAATAAGTCCATAAGAAGATTTTGTTAGTCCATCGAATGGCAAGCCAACACTGCCGATATTCATAATGATCTTGCCATTTAGGAAACGAATATAGGGCTTGTGAATATGTGCATAAACATATATTTGTGCCTCATTTGCCTCCATTAAACTGGTTTCTATTTGTTGATCATCGGCGTTTGGCAGAACGATATCAAATAAACTTGTTGGGGTAGCATGGAATGCCGAAATTCCAACATTTTCGATGGAAAAGTTTAATTGCTCAGGCAGGCTTGCTAAATAATTGATGTCTGATGGTTCAAGTTGTGAGACAATCCATTGACGTTCAAGGTTCATCAGTTCTAAGACCTTCTCAGGAACTTCACCCTCCTGGACCCCACGCACGACCCATTCATCCGCATTGCCCTTAATTACTTCTGTATGTAAAGAACGGACTAGGTCAAGAGAACGTTTAGGCTCTGGTCCACGATAACAGATGTCGCCTAGCACATAGATTTTATCAATTCCTTGGTTTTCAATATCTTGGAGAACAGCTTCTAGAGCGATTGCATTCCCGTGAATATCAGAAATGAAAGCAATTTTCATAACACAACTACCTCCTTTTTAAAAAAATAGTACCATTAATTGTTTTTTAAATCGAATT from Neobacillus sp. CF12 encodes:
- a CDS encoding LacI family DNA-binding transcriptional regulator — its product is MATIKDIANLANVSITTVSRVLNYDETLNVSPETRKRVFEAAEELAYVVVPKKKQKSKWKIGLYDSFSLEEELVDTYYLSIRVALEKKLKSKGIDFFRIDKEGNEENLKKIDGILCLGTFKSKDIEKVKGFNKPCVFVDSNPDGSYFDSVVIDFNSATKNALNYLTELGHERIGFIGGVETDMYGNRFKDLRQDVFENYLKEKGIFKEELVKIGGYDPKDGYINLREMLTSESKPTAVFVANDTIAVGCYKAAYELGVKIPDELSIVGFNDVATAQYMVPPLTTVKLYTEIMGETAVDLLIDQLTSKREVSKKITINTKLIIRESATIPQKNKKN
- a CDS encoding CBO0543 family protein, with product MSILVVFIFFILLDIITFLVPKRLSSIELYTTNLFALLFGINVDMVLNFKYHLYGYFGKGFQWLGYIGEFLYFIPVSVLFLNYYPLKGTNLTKLLYILAWSFVSVIIEFIIEKTHFFNYTGWKLWYSACLYPFIFLILITHLRIVKKMINSKK
- a CDS encoding MFS transporter → MNNMLMLKKATYHLWTFTISKLISSFGAQVYSFAISFYILQATGSAKSFALNLICNVLPRTIAAPFAGYIIDKYPRKGIAIISQIVTTIAIGGLLVVSLTSGLSLTAIYITSCILSLTSMFSGVAFTSSITGLVDEARIQKAMSLNQMSISFAAIASPAVGGLLFGVISMPLFLIVYMAASSVAIVLESTMNFTLFSKKAEPVEGKKESMWQGMKAGISYLKLQPLLMTIIWIALLVNFFFNAYQVGYSYILIEKLKMASQHFGFTEGAFAVGMLLLSIYLSVRKEVKFPLLVAKRGIIIMGTIMGATALPLLFSMGYNLMFGYYILLQFVLGTCIVIVNTPTQVMMQKQIADEFKGRVFSIVETVAMALSPLGMIIYGFLYDIFPAYMVLILSSGLLMAVVLVLARPAVIRKVHPDLTEENGLKKSAEAF
- a CDS encoding helix-turn-helix transcriptional regulator — its product is MLGDTIRKIRKQKKLTLEALAGEELTKGMLSLIENNKAKPSMESLAYIAKRLDVEVTELLEEFSTQEIRDILEKAEVLFNSKSETVTDKYKQLLSLIEPYKNNLTQGYESARLLDIYSRSLYEEKSTCWEQFLDRAAAMYDQMNLTSNRAQIAIFRSMVKFVEHDYSKALEILVKERAEIESNHVTIDPMTRVDLDYTEGVLHFAVGDEHAAAEIMENAINFSKRHKIFYRIDDLYRLGAGQAMMRKDKGKLELYLQKLKQYGDFADDALSILIHDLINIITLIEEKQQYIMALERIDAYLADPKVKEVVEELYLIEKGKALYGLEQYKEAILHFEKVETPSTTHHPFDLSLFYVRYSYKALSHYGLGEMEEALLAAKLAVENFETLPHTPYKEFASKTYHKINPVQD
- a CDS encoding ABC transporter permease subunit translates to MKIVRLITYYLLGILSIFCVSIFPQYFSTRGTTSSGYFEQLLSFGKDLFKPESWIYKFQSSQTGGAPMMEIMGPAFVYSMQILLGALLAGFSIALFLALGSVFLPKVVLSSIKRVLDVLESVPDLILATLLQVLSIVIFKTFGVDLFQVASFKEKAYFAPIVTLAILPLVSMFKILLLMIEEEFLKVYVTFVKSKGIDKLQILLRHILKNIMPLSFHHIKIIIWGTLSSQFIIERVFNVHGLTFYLLDNFQPITIFVTLGLIFTPFYFLFQLVDIWLKEDQPLSFETRRSNWWHKWSIGNIAAGTKRFFENILFSVRSINLREISPFRPFITALFSFGRHMKNWKFALGALFFIVTISYSVIYSVTTDNHVDQVLLYYAEDGATLISAMPHAPTKPFFFGSDKLGFSLFDQLVIGAKYTLIFALLIALLRVLGGLLFGIFYAFHLGPRTQQWLGRLIDSIHFLPLSLVAYILLAPILMPAFTGFGYEFTYTFTERILLEMFILTILVVPLTSVLLGKEIKRVLDYEFIASARVLGGNRFHLFWRHIFPHIGPRLTILIGTQFIQVLLIFIHLGIFKFFFGGTKLSYDPNGGDPPVSMTNEWSGLIGELGRTTIASGRYWYMWILSAFMLAIFAMQLIIQGVKEVQQVKVGVLYKLPRARKKKVKQISEIPDYQITKDSFQMLRNNTDHDEPEVERKKERGLKPRFKRGFERGI
- a CDS encoding GGDEF and EAL domain-containing protein, encoding MRNEVKKSDLSSFIENCKPLLLGVPYPCCVMDLEGSIVFSNEAAQQLMGYEGNSDYQRNFISILDEEEIDKIIAHINAVLKGERLSLQTKLRHRNGYVMKVNIVSIPIKVEGVILGICGYITDAVNEKTRLSSSITSNWDNIFSGIEICLWTLNAKTMETISISPVCQTIFGYREEDFLQNPQLWEQIILPVDKKGTFKHMELVKRGKSSLHEYSIISKSGEHKWVSDFIVPIFSEQHYAPVRLDRIVVDITKRKKAEEKLTFLAFHDSLTGLPNRRKLDHELQKALNEAKEIKRIVGLLFLDLDRFKYINDLLGHRMGDKVLQVIAERLKDSLRNDDLISRQGGDEFVILLKNLVTRKDLQEAAARINRIIAEPIRLNGNEYVLSASIGMSIFPDHGYEAEGLIQKADHAMYLAKESGGGIQAYEVGMAKRLSRKLLLEQYLHKAIEKNELYLEYQPIVDVYGKEVIGLEALLRWKHPVLGLIPPGEFIQIAEESDLIIKLGNWVMDTACKQRKRWLDMNLPNFYVSINVPAKHINLESFLQNVKDTLEHYQLPSHLLKIEITERTAMTNVQKTLNTIKELQDSGVDIILDDFGVGYSSISYLVQYPFNTIKIDKSFIAGLENKNQRAVCRTLVAMGRNLGMNVVAEGVEKLEQYQFLCSIGCHNMQGYYFSKPSNVKKVESFFKPGQKVVPDIFQ
- a CDS encoding GNAT family N-acetyltransferase, translating into MKLFVRNMDEEYARQILTWKYEAPYDFYNNEESSESLNELLENPYYAVLNQNNDLVGFFCIGKAAQVPFGHTVGAYSEDLTDIGIGMNPTLTGQGLGSEFFSFILTYLKDSYKNDAIRLTVASFNQRAIHLYTKLGFVKKMEFNRESAAFITMVKYFTKE
- a CDS encoding metallophosphoesterase family protein; the protein is MKIAFISDIHGNAIALEAVLQDIENQGIDKIYVLGDICYRGPEPKRSLDLVRSLHTEVIKGNADEWVVRGVQEGEVPEKVLELMNLERQWIVSQLEPSDINYLASLPEQLNFSIENVGISAFHATPTSLFDIVLPNADDQQIETSLMEANEAQIYVYAHIHKPYIRFLNGKIIMNIGSVGLPFDGLTKSSYGLIEIEDGHIKTSIRRVSYNLESVVALYHEVKYPNADMMSKVIMTAKI